In Mycobacteriales bacterium, a single window of DNA contains:
- a CDS encoding FAD-dependent oxidoreductase, with the protein MLTRRALLRSGGGLAAGAALAGLPGCSSPGAPRVRPAPGSGTPLPSTKVGPADWSALARDLAGHLIRPGDAGYPLARLSANPRFDSTSPAGIVECANPADVATCIGFARRLGVPITARAGGHSYAGYSTGAGLVVDVAQMSVVTPGGAAARIGAGARLIDVYSGLAGAGRTLPAGSCPSVGLAGLALGGGIGVTSRAYGLTCDAVDSVQIVTADGRVREVDTGDLFWACRGGGGGNFGIITAFTMATHPVGDVALGSLGWDWSAAPRVVDAWQRWAPAAPDELFADLHLLARPGAPTPTVGVGGTCLAGQGSLDRLFDRLVSAVGVAPSQRFSETRPFLHAMLVDAGCAALTVAECHLDTETPPGGLPRQALAAKSDLCVAPLPASGIATLVHRVELAQRIATAVCGVGFDPFGGEVNRVAPDATAFVHRDVAFGLQYTAAGAGAGSATALAWLRGTRAAMAPYVSGQAYQNYIDPDLANWPQAYYGANLPRLSAVKASYDPTRLFRFAQAIP; encoded by the coding sequence ATGCTCACCCGTCGTGCGCTGCTGCGCTCCGGTGGCGGCCTCGCGGCCGGCGCCGCACTCGCCGGGCTGCCCGGCTGCAGCTCACCCGGTGCCCCCCGGGTCCGGCCGGCCCCCGGCTCCGGGACCCCCCTACCGAGCACCAAGGTCGGGCCGGCGGACTGGTCGGCGCTGGCACGCGACCTCGCCGGGCACCTGATCCGGCCAGGTGACGCGGGGTACCCGCTGGCCCGCCTCTCCGCGAACCCGCGCTTCGACTCCACGTCGCCGGCCGGCATCGTGGAATGCGCCAACCCAGCCGACGTCGCCACCTGCATCGGCTTCGCCCGCCGCCTGGGGGTACCGATCACGGCCCGGGCGGGTGGTCACAGCTACGCCGGCTACTCCACCGGCGCGGGTCTCGTGGTCGACGTCGCCCAGATGTCGGTGGTGACCCCGGGCGGAGCCGCCGCACGGATCGGTGCCGGAGCCCGGCTGATCGACGTGTACTCCGGGCTGGCCGGCGCCGGCCGGACGCTTCCCGCCGGGTCGTGCCCCTCGGTGGGGCTGGCCGGGCTGGCCCTCGGCGGCGGGATCGGCGTGACCTCACGCGCCTACGGCCTGACCTGTGACGCGGTCGACAGTGTGCAGATCGTCACCGCCGACGGCCGGGTCCGGGAGGTCGACACCGGTGATCTGTTCTGGGCCTGCCGCGGTGGTGGCGGCGGCAACTTCGGGATCATCACCGCGTTCACGATGGCGACCCACCCAGTTGGGGACGTGGCGCTGGGATCGCTGGGATGGGACTGGTCCGCCGCGCCGCGGGTGGTCGACGCCTGGCAGCGCTGGGCGCCGGCCGCGCCGGACGAGCTGTTCGCGGACCTGCACCTGCTGGCCCGACCTGGCGCCCCCACGCCGACCGTCGGGGTGGGCGGGACCTGCCTGGCCGGCCAGGGGAGCCTCGACCGGTTGTTTGACCGGCTCGTCTCCGCCGTCGGCGTCGCGCCCAGTCAGCGGTTCAGCGAAACCCGGCCGTTCCTGCACGCCATGCTCGTCGACGCCGGGTGCGCGGCGCTGACGGTCGCCGAATGCCACCTCGATACCGAGACGCCGCCGGGCGGCCTGCCCCGGCAGGCCCTGGCAGCGAAATCCGACCTGTGCGTCGCCCCGCTGCCCGCGTCCGGGATCGCCACCCTGGTTCACCGGGTCGAGCTGGCGCAGCGGATCGCGACGGCGGTGTGCGGGGTTGGTTTCGACCCGTTCGGCGGGGAGGTGAACCGGGTCGCCCCCGATGCGACCGCGTTCGTCCATCGCGACGTCGCCTTCGGCCTGCAGTACACGGCGGCCGGAGCCGGAGCCGGCTCCGCCACCGCGCTGGCCTGGCTGCGGGGCACGAGGGCCGCGATGGCGCCGTACGTCTCCGGCCAGGCATACCAGAACTACATCGACCCGGATCTCGCGAACTGGCCGCAGGCCTACTACGGCGCGAACCTGCCGCGGCTGTCGGCGGTGAAGGCGAGCTACGACCCGACCCGACTGTTCCGGTTCGCGCAGGCGATCCCCTGA
- a CDS encoding type II toxin-antitoxin system VapC family toxin — translation MRLYLDSSALVKLVQQEVESAALRRFLRRHRGVGRVTCTLARVEVVRALAGGPTAVAHARRQLARLDQVNLDRELLDLAATLALGSALRSLDAIHIAAAQSLGADLGAIVTYDRRLRAAAGDMGILVEAPG, via the coding sequence GTGAGGCTCTACCTCGATTCGTCGGCGCTGGTGAAGCTCGTGCAGCAAGAAGTCGAATCGGCGGCACTCAGGCGCTTCCTCCGGCGGCACCGCGGGGTGGGTCGGGTGACCTGCACGCTCGCGCGCGTGGAGGTAGTGCGTGCCCTCGCCGGAGGCCCGACCGCCGTGGCACACGCGCGGAGACAGCTCGCTCGGCTTGACCAGGTCAATCTTGACCGGGAGTTGCTCGACCTCGCAGCCACCCTGGCGCTCGGGTCGGCCCTGCGCTCGCTAGACGCCATCCACATCGCTGCGGCGCAGTCGCTCGGCGCGGACCTGGGCGCGATCGTCACCTACGACCGGCGGCTTCGTGCGGCGGCCGGCGACATGGGGATCCTGGTGGAGGCGCCAGGCTGA
- a CDS encoding type II toxin-antitoxin system prevent-host-death family antitoxin gives MERIGVRELRQHASVYLERVTRGETLEITDRGRPVARLVPVSRDPWAALVASGRVIVAEDDADVCDEPAADYGIDASGLLARMRAHER, from the coding sequence ATGGAGCGCATCGGTGTGCGAGAGCTACGACAGCACGCGAGCGTTTATCTGGAACGCGTCACCAGGGGCGAGACCCTCGAGATCACCGATCGGGGCCGTCCCGTGGCCCGGCTGGTCCCGGTCAGCCGCGACCCCTGGGCGGCCCTGGTGGCCAGCGGCCGGGTAATCGTCGCCGAGGATGACGCCGACGTATGTGACGAACCGGCTGCTGACTACGGCATCGACGCGTCCGGCTTGCTGGCGCGAATGCGCGCGCACGAGCGGTGA
- a CDS encoding VOC family protein — translation MAKITKLGRVMVPVADQDEAISFYTTKLGFSVAADVPFGEHDRWVEVAPPAGGATLALVPPRGDYQPGRMTGIAIDSPDPAADHAELRDKGVDVDAELMGGDGEVPSMFFFRDNNKNQLMIVQSG, via the coding sequence ATGGCGAAGATCACGAAGCTGGGCCGGGTGATGGTGCCCGTAGCCGATCAGGACGAGGCGATCAGCTTCTACACGACGAAGCTGGGTTTCTCCGTGGCCGCGGACGTCCCGTTCGGCGAGCATGACCGGTGGGTCGAGGTCGCCCCGCCGGCTGGCGGCGCGACCCTGGCCCTGGTGCCGCCGCGGGGCGACTACCAGCCGGGGCGGATGACCGGGATCGCCATCGACTCGCCCGACCCGGCGGCAGATCACGCTGAGCTGCGGGACAAGGGTGTCGACGTCGACGCCGAGCTGATGGGCGGCGACGGGGAGGTTCCGTCGATGTTCTTCTTCCGCGACAACAACAAGAACCAGCTAATGATCGTCCAGTCCGGGTAA
- the mshD gene encoding mycothiol synthase produces MTSVDASTRLERRDRLTDAEVREVLRLVDEVTDADGVRPLSEHVMLHLRYGGDAPAHNLLVWSGDLLSGYAHLDVTDVVEGPSAEVVVRGEARRSGLGRLLVEALLADSPDGRMRLWAHGQQTLDSAAALAHAMGFHRERVLWQMRRSLFAPLPAPDLPAGVSVRTFVVGQDEAAWVEVNNRAFADHPDQGQWTIADLRTREREPWFDAAGFFLAERAGRLVGFHWTKVHGAGANGAHDHEPIGEVYVVGVDPSAQGQRLGPALTLIGLRHLRARGLSQAMLYVDESNTNAIKVYEALSFARWDIDVCFRTG; encoded by the coding sequence GTGACCAGTGTGGACGCCTCGACCCGCCTGGAACGGCGTGACCGGCTCACCGACGCCGAGGTTCGCGAGGTTCTCCGGCTCGTCGACGAGGTCACCGACGCCGACGGCGTGCGGCCGCTGTCCGAGCACGTCATGCTGCATCTGCGCTACGGCGGGGACGCCCCCGCCCACAACCTGCTGGTGTGGTCCGGCGACCTGCTCTCCGGCTACGCGCATCTCGACGTGACCGACGTCGTCGAGGGTCCCAGCGCCGAGGTCGTGGTCCGCGGCGAGGCCCGCCGATCCGGGCTGGGGCGGCTGCTGGTCGAGGCGCTGCTCGCCGACTCCCCGGACGGCCGGATGCGGCTGTGGGCGCACGGCCAGCAGACCCTCGACTCCGCGGCCGCGCTCGCCCATGCCATGGGCTTTCACCGCGAGCGCGTGCTCTGGCAGATGCGGCGATCCCTGTTCGCTCCGCTGCCGGCGCCGGACCTGCCGGCGGGCGTCAGCGTCCGCACCTTCGTAGTCGGGCAGGACGAGGCGGCATGGGTCGAGGTGAACAACCGGGCGTTCGCCGACCACCCCGACCAGGGCCAGTGGACGATCGCGGACCTACGGACCCGGGAGCGGGAGCCGTGGTTCGACGCAGCCGGGTTCTTCCTCGCCGAGCGGGCCGGGCGGCTGGTCGGCTTCCACTGGACGAAGGTGCACGGAGCGGGCGCGAACGGCGCGCACGACCACGAGCCGATCGGCGAGGTCTACGTCGTCGGGGTCGACCCGTCCGCGCAGGGCCAGCGGCTGGGCCCGGCGCTCACGCTGATCGGACTGCGCCATCTCCGGGCCCGCGGCCTGTCCCAGGCGATGCTGTACGTCGACGAGTCCAACACCAACGCGATCAAGGTCTACGAGGCGCTCAGCTTCGCCCGGTGGGACATCGACGTGTGCTTCCGCACCGGCTGA
- a CDS encoding FABP family protein — translation MDLPAALQPLEFLLGTWRGTGEGSYPTIPDFAFTQEITFVCYGKPVLAYTSRTWASDDGRPLAHESGYWRPAGDGTLEVMLAHPTGVVEVFYGEVTGQRVEIATDAVVRTRTAKEVTAEHRLYGLVGAELMYVEELAAVGEALQPHVSARLQRVQE, via the coding sequence GTGGACCTACCCGCGGCGCTCCAGCCACTGGAGTTCCTGCTAGGCACCTGGCGGGGCACCGGAGAAGGCAGCTACCCGACGATCCCCGACTTCGCGTTCACCCAGGAGATCACCTTCGTCTGCTACGGCAAACCGGTGCTGGCCTACACCTCGCGAACCTGGGCCAGCGACGACGGTCGACCGCTCGCCCATGAAAGCGGTTACTGGCGCCCGGCCGGCGACGGCACACTCGAGGTGATGCTGGCCCACCCCACCGGTGTCGTCGAGGTGTTCTACGGCGAGGTCACCGGGCAGCGGGTGGAGATCGCCACCGACGCCGTAGTGCGCACCCGCACCGCCAAGGAGGTCACCGCCGAGCACCGGCTCTACGGCCTGGTCGGAGCGGAGCTGATGTACGTCGAGGAGCTGGCCGCGGTCGGCGAGGCGCTCCAGCCGCACGTCTCGGCGCGCCTGCAACGAGTGCAGGAGTAA
- a CDS encoding Rrf2 family transcriptional regulator: protein MTLTKRGDYVVRSALCLARAHPGGESRKIREVVAEMAVPQTYASQILADLVRVGLAASKAGKDGGYRLVRPPETVSLLEVVEAGEGPLNAGRCTLGDGPCRWDAVCPLHETWRAATTALRDVLAATSLADLVARGRALQAGTATPPTDSHRRTCTTITISDRVHIEDGAMAVTDTLRHEPHLVAIVGAAARDAEALREHLDPAAPSWAPTQVAVSIQTRSDMADRPPTLDLACAITTAAGDPIHLEMALRVQQLDPVRTEVRARARLRPPPGTPEPLTELPSTLGRTLVRSLLRQLAHTVEHPKESVARAG, encoded by the coding sequence ATGACCCTGACCAAGCGCGGCGACTACGTCGTCCGGTCCGCGTTGTGCTTGGCCCGCGCCCACCCGGGCGGCGAGAGCCGCAAGATTCGCGAGGTGGTCGCCGAAATGGCGGTACCGCAGACCTACGCCTCCCAGATCCTCGCCGACCTCGTGCGGGTGGGCCTCGCCGCCTCCAAAGCCGGCAAGGACGGCGGCTACCGGCTGGTCCGCCCCCCGGAGACAGTCAGCTTGCTCGAGGTCGTGGAAGCCGGCGAAGGCCCGCTGAACGCCGGCCGGTGCACGCTGGGTGACGGGCCCTGCCGCTGGGACGCCGTCTGCCCGTTGCACGAGACTTGGCGCGCCGCGACCACCGCACTCCGCGACGTGCTCGCCGCGACCAGCCTCGCTGACCTGGTCGCCCGCGGCCGGGCACTCCAGGCCGGTACCGCCACGCCGCCGACTGACTCGCACCGCCGTACCTGCACGACCATCACGATCTCCGATCGCGTGCACATCGAAGACGGCGCGATGGCGGTCACCGACACGCTGCGCCACGAGCCCCACCTGGTCGCTATCGTTGGGGCAGCCGCCCGGGACGCCGAAGCTCTCCGCGAACACCTCGACCCAGCTGCCCCGTCCTGGGCACCGACCCAGGTCGCCGTCTCCATCCAAACCCGAAGCGACATGGCCGACCGGCCACCGACGCTTGACCTGGCCTGCGCGATCACCACCGCAGCGGGCGACCCAATCCACCTAGAGATGGCCCTACGTGTTCAACAACTCGACCCCGTCCGCACCGAAGTCCGCGCCCGCGCCCGGCTGCGACCACCCCCCGGCACGCCGGAACCACTCACCGAACTGCCCAGCACACTTGGCCGCACCCTCGTCCGCTCCCTGCTGCGCCAACTCGCCCACACGGTCGAACACCCCAAGGAGTCTGTCGCGCGTGCAGGCTGA
- a CDS encoding helix-turn-helix domain-containing protein yields MRGLISSAVPIASPVVDPTLRRLGTRVRRLREDRGLSVERLAELADLSVRGVLYLEHGRRDSRARTLLALAAALGVGIGELFVDEPAGGRDSAGAPPPRVDPVGP; encoded by the coding sequence GTGCGGGGCTTGATCTCGTCGGCGGTGCCCATCGCGTCCCCGGTCGTCGACCCGACGCTGCGGCGGCTGGGCACGCGGGTTCGTCGGCTCCGCGAGGACCGTGGGCTGAGCGTGGAGCGGCTCGCGGAGCTGGCGGACCTCAGCGTGCGCGGGGTGCTCTACCTTGAGCACGGCCGCCGTGATTCGCGGGCGAGGACCCTGCTGGCGCTGGCCGCCGCGCTGGGCGTCGGGATCGGCGAGCTGTTCGTCGACGAACCCGCCGGCGGGCGCGACTCGGCCGGCGCCCCTCCCCCGCGAGTTGACCCGGTCGGCCCGTAG
- a CDS encoding type II toxin-antitoxin system Phd/YefM family antitoxin, with protein sequence MAEAIVPTSEVRAALGQITKRFDAGDPEPVFFGSHRRVQAVLVPISTWEKLLAHAEDELDVDLARRRLADRRPWLSEGELDAAIASAMKKASGRESA encoded by the coding sequence ATGGCGGAGGCGATAGTCCCAACCAGTGAGGTCCGAGCGGCCCTCGGTCAGATCACCAAGCGCTTCGACGCCGGGGACCCCGAGCCGGTCTTCTTCGGGTCGCACCGCCGCGTTCAGGCCGTGCTCGTGCCCATCTCCACCTGGGAGAAGCTGCTAGCCCACGCCGAGGACGAGCTGGACGTCGATCTCGCCCGTCGGCGCCTCGCTGACCGCCGTCCGTGGCTGAGCGAAGGGGAACTCGACGCGGCTATTGCAAGCGCGATGAAGAAGGCTTCCGGCCGCGAGTCGGCGTGA